A genomic window from Salvia hispanica cultivar TCC Black 2014 chromosome 5, UniMelb_Shisp_WGS_1.0, whole genome shotgun sequence includes:
- the LOC125188506 gene encoding cationic amino acid transporter 2, vacuolar-like, which yields MGFPSDVQKNGGGGGRLNTLVRRKQVDSKHVYSSGSRQNQLARALTAPHLIAIGVGATIGSGVYILVGTVAREHSGPALTLSFLIAGIAAGLSAFCYAELASRCPSAGSAYHYSYICIGEVVAWLIGWALMLEYTIGGSAVARGISPNLALLFGGPDSLPSFLARQTIPGFDIVVDPCAAIIVVLVTALLCLGIKESALAQGIVTSVNVCALVFIIVAGGYLGFKTGWHGYELPAGYFPFGAKGMLAGASTVFFAYTGFDSITSTAEEVKNPQKDLPIGIGSALSICCTLYMLVSAVIVGLVPYYAMDPDTPISSAFASHGMQWAAYIITIGSCTALCASLTGSLLPQPRILMAMARDGLLPSFFSDINRSTQVPIKSTIVTGFLATILAFVMDVEQLSGMVSLGTLLAYTTVAICVLILRYVPPDEVPFPLSYKEAIDSVSSRRAISNSPADICVEHPKVYSLNTPFLVRKETTSIRCPSINRDWNFLVNKKNRRNTAGWAIMITCIGILIFTCATSFSSLSSILRTTFCGIGLLLLLSGLIMLTFIDQDVARHNFGQEGGFICPLVPLLPVTCILINMYLLVNLSAATWTLVSIWLALALLVYVCYSCRRSPLKHAYYVPAADVDEIYEASAQAGHNLNVH from the exons ATGGGATTCCCTTCTGATGTACAGAAAAATGGCGGCGGAGGTGGGAGATTGAACACACTCGTCAGGAGGAAACAGGTTGATTCTAAGCATGTGTACTCTTCTGGGAGTCGCCAAAATCAGTTGGCCAGGGCTCTCACTGCACCTCATCTCATTGCCATAG GAGTTGGTGCAACAATTGGTTCTGGTGTTTATATTCTGGTTGGCACAGTTGCTAGAGAGCATTCAGGGCCAGCTCTTACACTTTCATTTCTCATAGCTGGAATAGCTGCTGGCCTTTCTGCTTTCTGCTACGCCGAGCTTGCTAGTCGTTGCCCTTCTGCTGGAAGTGCCTATCACTATTCTTACATATGCATCGGAGAAGT CGTTGCTTGGTTGATTGGTTGGGCGTTGATGCTGGAATACACCATAGGAGGTTCAGCAGTGGCTCGTGGTATATCCCCAAATCTG GCCTTGCTTTTTGGAGGTCCAGATAGTCTACCTTCTTTTCTGGCTCGCCAGACAATCCCCGGATTTGATATTGTTGTCGACCCATGTGCAGCCATCATAGTCGTTTTGGTCACTGCGCTTTTGTGCCTGGGAATTAAGGAG AGTGCATTAGCCCAAGGGATCGTTACTTCTGTGAATGTATGCGCCTTGGTCTTTATCATCGTGGCCGGTGGATATTTAGGCTTCAAGACCGGATGGCATGGGTACGAACTCCCTGCCGG ATACTTTCCCTTTGGGGCTAAAGGGATGCTTGCTGGTGCTTCAACCGTCTTTTTTGCATATACAGGGTTCGACTCCATCACAAGCACAGCAGAAGAG GTGAAAAACCCTCAAAAGGATCTGCCAATCGGCATTGGGTCTGCTCTATCCATATGCTGCACCCTTTACATGTTGGTTTCTGCAGTCATCGTTGGTTTGGTACCCTACTATGCAATGGATCCTGACACCCCGATTTCCTCTGCATTTGCTAGCCATGGAATGCAATGGGCAGC GTATATCATTACTATTGGATCTTGTACTGCTCTTTGTGCGTCGTTGACAGGGTCTTTGCTTCCGCAG CCGCGGATATTAATGGCAATGGCCAGAGACGGACTGCTGCCATCGTTTTTCTCAGATATCAACAGAAGCACACAAGTTCCTATTAAAAGCACGATTGTGACCGGATTCCTTGCCACAATCTTGGCCTTCGTCATGGATGTAGAACAATTGTCAGGAATG GTTAGTTTGGGAACGCTTCTTGCATACACGACTGTAGCAATTTGTGTGCTGATACTGAGATATGTTCCACCGGATGAGGTGCCATTTCCATTATCTTATAAGGAAGCAATCGATTCAGTTTCTTCGCGACGTGCCATCAGCAATAGCCCTGCCGACATCTGCGTGGAGCACCCGAAAGTTTACTCCTTGAATACTCCATTTTTAGTCCGGAAAGAAACAACATCTATTAGATGCccttctataaatagggatTGGAACT TCCTCGTGAACAAAAAGAATCGGCGGAATACTGCTGGTTGGGCTATTATGATCACGTGCATTGGCATACTTATATTCACTTGTGCTACTTCATTCTCGAGCCTCTCAAG CATTCTCCGAACTACATTTTGTGGCATTGGTCTGCTTCTCCTTCTCTCGGGTCTCATAATGCTCACTTTCATAGATCAAGATGTCGCGAGACATAATTTTGGGCAGGAAGGAG GTTTCATCTGTCCGCTCGTCCCACTGCTTCCGGTAACTTGCATTCTCATCAACATGTACTTGTTAGTCAACCTCAG TGCGGCGACTTGGACCCTGGTCTCGATATGGCTGGCGTTGGCGCTGCTCGTCTACGTGTGCTATAGCTGCAGGCGAAGCCCGTTGAAGCACGCATATTACGTTCCCGCGGCTGATGTGGATGAAATCTATGAGGCATCAGCCCAGGCAGGCCACAATTTGAATGTGCATTGA
- the LOC125187692 gene encoding CDT1-like protein a, chloroplastic has protein sequence MDASQQSPMRSFKSKKLLSSPAPSDRKVSDPLSVQTPGKPASQPRRQRNHTVALSISDIRKAAMKLRERRSDPPPRTDEISISEEMEIAKVKKPASAEIELPPKYELLEKFFNSLDSSIRLLKLKGSATTFSNISPQIGTLTDRRFTYSHLAQLKFILPEAIVLEKTLQHDERTCCMKPDLRITLDVEAIKTKGKSKSGNLQLRKVFHSRLLDFIKSHPEGDEVPEEVLPEPFNRPKEGLSTNSAQTSGTSLTGQSQGVAFSGSSVKASLLPPSFKRSFSMRNSGHQVEKLRKELSSFTVAALPSVNSEDKSAGCSSHQDISEDESAGGSSHKDISAIGRVSVVETCFSYEDSSNKTLSTLPETPVKCINSVKEDEMASVLKTPVGMTSTPKSATPAPQPTKRCYMSPENDSYRPPSKLVRRQPPKRPLMFDTPEKSVKNDGNEDVRRGSSAARGDIFDILPESVIQSIQEKERLTAMEQEPAISQAMRRRKMIAGLPKLFDKIYFFFQSIRRSVVTKEELIQTLISQLDIVEKKEVEEQLRLLQELAPEWIYEKLAVSGDLLFCVKKISSPEAMRTRLSEAI, from the exons ATGGATGCCAGTCAACAATCTCCGATGCGTTCCTTTAAATCGAAAAAGCTTCTGAGTTCGCCGGCGCCGTCGGATCGGAAGGTCTCTGACCCGCTCAGCGTGCAGACCCCCGGGAAGCCGGCGTCCCAGCCGCGGAGGCAGCGCAACCACACCGTCGCTCTGTCGATTTCGGATATCAGGAAAGCAGCGATGAAGCTCCGGGAAAGGAGATCCGATCCGCCTCCGAGAACCGACGAGATTTCAATTTCAGAGGAAATGGAGATTGCAAAGGTGAAGAAGCCGGCTTCAGCTGAGATAGAGCTTCCCCCAAA ATACGAGTTGTTGGAAAAATTCTTCAACAGCTTGGATTCTTCAATCAGGTTGCTCAAGTTGAAGGGATCTGCAACAACATTCAGCAATATAAGCCCCCAAATAGGAACTTTGACCGACCG GAGATTTACATACAGTCATTTAGCTCAACTGAAGTTCATCTTGCCTGAGGCCATTGTGTTGGAAAAAACCCTTCAACACGATGAGCGTACATGCTGTATGAAACCTGATCTCCGCATCACATTGGATGTTGAAGCAATCAAGACCAAAGGAAAATCGAAATCTGGAAATTTACAGCTGCGAAAAGTATTCCACAGCCGGCTTCTGGATTTCATCAAATCACATCCAGAG GGCGATGAAGTTCCAGAGGAAGTGCTACCGGAGCCATTTAATCGACCGAAGGAGGGTCTAAGTACAAATTCAGCTCAAACTTCTGGCACATCTTTGACTGGTCAGAGTCAGGGTGTGGCATTCTCAGGATCATCAGTTAAAGCCTCACTTCTGCCTCCATCATTTAAAAGGAGTTTTTCAATGCGGAATTCTGGTCATCAAGTGGAAAAGTTACGGAAAGAACTGTCTTCATTTACTGTTGCTGCTCTTCCGTCTGTTAATTCTGAAGATAAATCTGCTGGATGTAGCTCTCACCAAGATATTAGTGAAGATGAATCTGCTGGAGGTAGCTCCCACAAAGATATCAGTGCAATTGGCAGAGTTTCAGTTGtggaaacatgcttttcataTGAAGAttcttcaaataaaacattgtCTACTTTACCTGAAACCCCGGTGAAATGCATCAATTCTGTAAAGGAGGATGAGATGGCTTCAGTACTTAAAACGCCAGTGGGCATGACATCGACTCCAAAGAGTGCTACGCCTGCGCCTCAGCCGACTAAAAGATGCTACATGAGTCCGGAGAATGATTCATACAGACCACCAAGCAAACTTGTTAGACGGCAGCCCCCAAAGAGACCTCTGATGTTTGATACTCCGGAGAAGAGTGTGAAGAATGATGGTAATGAGGATGTCCGGAGAGGGAGCTCAGCAGCTCGTGGTGACATCTTCGACATTCTCCCAGAGTCTGTTATACAATCT ATTCAAGAAAAGGAGAGATTGACAGCAATGGAGCAGGAGCCAGCAATCTCTCAAGCAATGAGGCGCCGGAAAATGATCGCTGGCCTTCCGAAGCTCTTTGACAagatttatttcttcttccaatCAATCAGACGCTCAGTAGTCACAAAAGAGGAGCTGATTCAGACACTCATAAGCCAGCTAGATATtgtggaaaaaa AGGAGGTGGAAGAGCAGCTCAGATTGCTGCAAGAACTAgctccggagtggatttacgAGAAGCTTGCAGTGAGTGGTGATCTCCTCTTCTG TGTCAAGAAGATTTCGAGCCCAGAAGCCATGCGTACGAGGCTGTCCGAGGCGATATGA
- the LOC125187200 gene encoding NADH--cytochrome b5 reductase 1-like isoform X3, with amino-acid sequence MRPCVCVLIYQCCFSIMGAMEFLGTPEGQLFIAVAVGLVGVGAAYFLLSSKKSKVCLDADNFKEFKLVKKTQLSHNVAKFRFALPTPTSVLGLPIGQHISCKGKDSQGEDVIKPYTPTTLDSDVGYFELVIKMYPQGRMSHHFREMHEGDYLAIKGPKGRFKYQPNQVRAFGMIAGGSGITPMFQVARAVLENPSDKTKVHLIYANVMLEDILLKDELDNLARTYPDSFKIYYVLNQKEKLSSTKPALTLPDSCLNFFSLLRYGREALDSCQKR; translated from the exons ATGCGTCCGtgtgtttgtgttttaatttatca GTGTTGTTTTAGCATTATGGGCGCGATGGAATTCTTGGGAACACCTGAAGGTCAACTGTTTATAGCCGTTGCAGTTGGTCTCGTTGGTGTTGGTGCTGCTTATTTCTTGTTATCATCGAAGAAGTCCAAag TGTGCTTGGATGCCGACAATTTCAAGGAGTTCAAGCTGGTCAAGAAAACACAACTTAGTCATAATGTGGCTAAGTTCAGATTTGCTCTACCTACACCAACCTCGGTATTGGGACTACCTATAGGCCAACACATAAGCTGCAA GGGTAAGGATAGTCAAGGTGAAGATGTCATCAAACCTTACACTCCGACTACTTTGGATTCTGATGTTGGATATTTTGAGCTAGTTATCAAG ATGTATCCACAAGGAAGAATGTCCCACCATTTTAGAGAAATGCACGAAGGAGACTATCTGGCTATAAAAGGACCAAAG GGCCGTTTCAAGTATCAACCAAATCAAGTGAGAGCATTTGGAATGATTGCTGGAGGTTCTGGAATTACCCCAATGTTTCAG GTTGCTAGGGCAGTTCTTGAAAATCCCAGTGACAAAACAAAGGTTCACCTGATTTATGCTAATGTTATGCTTGAGGACATTCTCTTGAAG GATGAATTGGATAATCTTGCAAGAACATACCCTGATTCATTCAAAATCTACTACGTGCTCAATCAA AAAGAAAAGTTGAGTAGTACAAAACCGGCACTCACGCTTCCTGATTCTTGTTTGAACTTTTTCAGCCTCCTGAGATATGGGAGGGAGGCGTTGGATTCGTGTCAAAAGAGATGA
- the LOC125187200 gene encoding NADH--cytochrome b5 reductase 1-like isoform X1: protein MRPCVCVLIYQCCFSIMGAMEFLGTPEGQLFIAVAVGLVGVGAAYFLLSSKKSKVCLDADNFKEFKLVKKTQLSHNVAKFRFALPTPTSVLGLPIGQHISCKGKDSQGEDVIKPYTPTTLDSDVGYFELVIKMYPQGRMSHHFREMHEGDYLAIKGPKGRFKYQPNQVRAFGMIAGGSGITPMFQVARAVLENPSDKTKVHLIYANVMLEDILLKDELDNLARTYPDSFKIYYVLNQPPEIWEGGVGFVSKEMIQAYLPPPASDIQMLRCGPPPMNKAMAAHLDALGYASETQFQF, encoded by the exons ATGCGTCCGtgtgtttgtgttttaatttatca GTGTTGTTTTAGCATTATGGGCGCGATGGAATTCTTGGGAACACCTGAAGGTCAACTGTTTATAGCCGTTGCAGTTGGTCTCGTTGGTGTTGGTGCTGCTTATTTCTTGTTATCATCGAAGAAGTCCAAag TGTGCTTGGATGCCGACAATTTCAAGGAGTTCAAGCTGGTCAAGAAAACACAACTTAGTCATAATGTGGCTAAGTTCAGATTTGCTCTACCTACACCAACCTCGGTATTGGGACTACCTATAGGCCAACACATAAGCTGCAA GGGTAAGGATAGTCAAGGTGAAGATGTCATCAAACCTTACACTCCGACTACTTTGGATTCTGATGTTGGATATTTTGAGCTAGTTATCAAG ATGTATCCACAAGGAAGAATGTCCCACCATTTTAGAGAAATGCACGAAGGAGACTATCTGGCTATAAAAGGACCAAAG GGCCGTTTCAAGTATCAACCAAATCAAGTGAGAGCATTTGGAATGATTGCTGGAGGTTCTGGAATTACCCCAATGTTTCAG GTTGCTAGGGCAGTTCTTGAAAATCCCAGTGACAAAACAAAGGTTCACCTGATTTATGCTAATGTTATGCTTGAGGACATTCTCTTGAAG GATGAATTGGATAATCTTGCAAGAACATACCCTGATTCATTCAAAATCTACTACGTGCTCAATCAA CCTCCTGAGATATGGGAGGGAGGCGTTGGATTCGTGTCAAAAGAGATGATTCAAGCTTACCTCCCACCACCAGCTTCTGACATCCAG ATGCTGAGATGTGGTCCACCTCCCATGAACAAGGCCATGGCTGCCCATCTTGATGCTCTTGGCTATGCCTCCGAGACCCAGTTCCAGTTCTAA
- the LOC125187200 gene encoding NADH--cytochrome b5 reductase 1-like isoform X2, translating to MGAMEFLGTPEGQLFIAVAVGLVGVGAAYFLLSSKKSKVCLDADNFKEFKLVKKTQLSHNVAKFRFALPTPTSVLGLPIGQHISCKGKDSQGEDVIKPYTPTTLDSDVGYFELVIKMYPQGRMSHHFREMHEGDYLAIKGPKGRFKYQPNQVRAFGMIAGGSGITPMFQVARAVLENPSDKTKVHLIYANVMLEDILLKDELDNLARTYPDSFKIYYVLNQPPEIWEGGVGFVSKEMIQAYLPPPASDIQMLRCGPPPMNKAMAAHLDALGYASETQFQF from the exons ATGGGCGCGATGGAATTCTTGGGAACACCTGAAGGTCAACTGTTTATAGCCGTTGCAGTTGGTCTCGTTGGTGTTGGTGCTGCTTATTTCTTGTTATCATCGAAGAAGTCCAAag TGTGCTTGGATGCCGACAATTTCAAGGAGTTCAAGCTGGTCAAGAAAACACAACTTAGTCATAATGTGGCTAAGTTCAGATTTGCTCTACCTACACCAACCTCGGTATTGGGACTACCTATAGGCCAACACATAAGCTGCAA GGGTAAGGATAGTCAAGGTGAAGATGTCATCAAACCTTACACTCCGACTACTTTGGATTCTGATGTTGGATATTTTGAGCTAGTTATCAAG ATGTATCCACAAGGAAGAATGTCCCACCATTTTAGAGAAATGCACGAAGGAGACTATCTGGCTATAAAAGGACCAAAG GGCCGTTTCAAGTATCAACCAAATCAAGTGAGAGCATTTGGAATGATTGCTGGAGGTTCTGGAATTACCCCAATGTTTCAG GTTGCTAGGGCAGTTCTTGAAAATCCCAGTGACAAAACAAAGGTTCACCTGATTTATGCTAATGTTATGCTTGAGGACATTCTCTTGAAG GATGAATTGGATAATCTTGCAAGAACATACCCTGATTCATTCAAAATCTACTACGTGCTCAATCAA CCTCCTGAGATATGGGAGGGAGGCGTTGGATTCGTGTCAAAAGAGATGATTCAAGCTTACCTCCCACCACCAGCTTCTGACATCCAG ATGCTGAGATGTGGTCCACCTCCCATGAACAAGGCCATGGCTGCCCATCTTGATGCTCTTGGCTATGCCTCCGAGACCCAGTTCCAGTTCTAA
- the LOC125186019 gene encoding probable arabinosyltransferase ARAD1 — MVSVAYKSLFCWFLLTSSLFILSWLSLLRSTGHSHSVVFGILPSSKLFRFPENWNLDESVSERANWDKNSVKCGANVPMLRVFMYDLPSEFHFDLLGWKGVGEKDVWPDIREKVPDYPGGLNLQHSIEYWLTLDLLSSEFAENLIGRSAVRVHNSSEADVVFVPFFASLCYNRFSKVRLGQKRSTNVVLQEKLVKFLVAQDEWKRSGGKDHIIVAHHPNSLLDARMKLWPAIFILSDFGRYPPTIANAEKDVIAPYRHVTESYVDDSSDFDSRPTLLYFQGAIYRKDGGTIRQELYYMLKNETDVHFTFGTYQKGGARQTSKGMRASKFCLNIAGDTPSSNRLFDAIASHCVPVIISDEIELPNEDVLDYSKFCVFVSTSDAPKQGFLLNLTRNIGREEWTRMWKRLREIEHMYEYQYPSKEKDAVQMIWQAVSRKVSGIRWRIHRNRRFSRTIAHRRQAVSSSSIPRNFG, encoded by the exons ATGGTATCCGTTGCTTACAAATCCCTATTCTGTTGGTTCTTGTTGACATCATCATTGTTCATATTATCTTGGTTGTCATTGCTAAGATCAACTGGGCACTCTCATTCTGTTGTATTTGGTATACTGCCAAGTTCGAAGCTTTTTCGATTCCCTGAAAATTGGAATCTTGATGAATCAGTCAGTGAGAGAGCAAACTGGGATAAGAATTCAGTGAAATGTGGTGCAAATGTGCCAATGCTCAGGGTTTTCATGTATGATTTGCCATCAGagtttcattttgatttgttgGGGTGGAAGGGTGTTGGGGAGAAGGATGTGTGGCCCGATATTCGGGAAAAGGTTCCCGACTACCCTGGTGGGTTGAATCTGCAGCATAGCATAGAATACTGGCTGACTTTGGATCTCTTGAGCTCTGAATTTGCAGAGAATTTGATAGGTCGTAGTGCTGTACGAGTGCATAATTCAAGCGAAGCAGATGTTGTGTTTGTACCCTTTTTCGCGTCTTTGTGCTATAACCGGTTCTCAAAGGTGAGGCTGGGCCAGAAGAGGAGCACAAATGTCGTATTGCAGGAGAAGTTGGTTAAGTTCTTGGTAGCTCAGGATGAATGGAAGAGGTCTGGTGGGAAAGATCACATCATTGTTGCTCACCATCCGAATAGTTTGTTAGACGCAAGGATGAAACTTTGGCCTGCAATATTCATTCTATCAGATTTCGGGAGGTATCCTCCAACCATTGCTAATGCTGAGAAGGATGTGATTGCGCCTTACAGGCACGTCACTGAGAGTTACGTGGATGACTCGTCTGATTTCGATAGTCGTCCCACCTTGCTCTATTTTCAGGGTGCCATCTACAGAAAAGAT GGTGGAACAATTCGGCAAGAGCTATACTACATGCTGAAAAATGAAACAGATGTGCACTTCACTTTTGGAACTTACCAAAAGGGCGGCGCTAGGCAGACTTCGAAGGGCATGCGCGCATCCAAGTTCTGCCTCAACATAGCTGGTGACACGCCCTCATCAAACCGCCTCTTTGATGCCATCGCTAGCCACTGTGTGCCTGTCATCATCAGCGATGAGATCGAGCTTCCCAATGAAGATGTTCTTGACTACTCCAAGTTCTGCGTATTCGTCAGCACATCGGATGCTCCAAAACAAGGCTTTCTCTTAAATCTTACCAGGAATATTGGCAGAGAGGAGTGGACTAGGATGTGGAAGCGGCTGCGAGAAATCGAACACATGTACGAGTATCAGTATCCGTCCAAAGAGAAAGATGCTGTTCAGATGATATGGCAGGCCGTCTCCCGCAAGGTTTCCGGCATCAGATGGAGGATTCACCGGAACAGGCGATTTTCTCGAACGATCGCCCACAGAAGACAAGCTGTTAGTTCCAGTTCTATACCGAGGAATTTTGGTTGA
- the LOC125191007 gene encoding FT-interacting protein 7, which yields MAANCTRKLTVEICNAKNLMPKDGQGTASAYVIVDFDGQRRRTNTIFRDLNPQWDEKLEFLVHDVDAMAAETLELNVYNDKKAGKRSTFLGKVRISGSTFVKSGDDVPLVYYPLEKRSVFSQIKGEISLKVSYVDDEPPPAPAPEKSDAPPAAAAEEKPKEEEKKEDKPAEEEKKEEEKKASPAEVEKKEEKPAEKNAEAASATPPPTPPPSTEVPHPPIAQQKLVQEKSVASDHSKNMEIESKLFRKISSGSSDRRVAFDLVDPMPFLYIRVVKAKISNPAGDSSFCAKIVIGTHSVKTKSLSANNEWDQVFAFDKEGLNSTSVEVSIRAEKKVAEKDTTEETSAGTVCFDLQEVPKRVPPDSPLAPQWYSLEGEGSTGNDIMLSVWVGTQADEAFQEAWQSDSGGLIQDTRASVYLSPKLWYLRLTVIQTQDLQLSPGTPGPEPKLRSPELYVKAQLGAQLFKTSRTTIGSINPTWNEDLVFVAAEPFEPFLTLTVEDVTNGQPIGHAKVQVATVDKRTDDKSEPRSRWFNLIADEVNKAYAGRIHVRVCLEGGYHVLDEAAHVTSDVRATANQLAKPPIGLLEVGIRGATNLLPVKTKDGTCGTTDAYVVAKYGPKWVRTRTILDRFNPRWNEQYTWDVYDPCTVLTIGVFDNARYKHDEAEGKKDVRLGKLRVRLSTLDTNRVYVGTYSLMVLLPTGAKKMGEIEIALRFSCSSWISLIQAYANPMLPRMHYVKPLGSAQQDILRHCAMRIVTARLARSEPALSQEVVQFMLDTDMHMWSMRRSKANWFRVVGCLSRAASIARWIDGIQTWTHPPTTVLVHILLVAIVLCPHLILSTICMYAFMIISLRFRYRQRTSFAMDPRLSYLDAVGPDELDEEFDGFPSARSEEQVRVRYDRLRAVAGRAQTLLGDIGAQGERLEALFNWRDPRATGIFVVVCLLASLMFYVVPFKAFVLAFGFYYLRHPRFRHDMPSLPLNFFRRLPPQSDRIM from the coding sequence ATGGCAGCGAATTGCACCAGGAAATTGACGGTGGAGATATGCAACGCGAAGAACCTGATGCCGAAGGACGGCCAGGGCACGGCCAGCGCCTACGTCATCGTCGATTTCGACGGCCAGCGCCGCCGCACCAACACTATTTTCCGAGATCTAAACCCACAGTGGGACGAGAAGCTCGAGTTCCTGGTGCACGACGTCGATGCCATGGCGGCAGAGACGCTTGAGCTCAACGTCTACAACGACAAGAAAGCCGGAAAGAGGAGCACTTTTCTCGGAAAAGTCAGGATCTCGGGAAGCACTTTCGTCAAATCCGGCGACGATGTGCCGTTGGTTTACTATCCGTTGGAGAAGAGAAGCGTTTTCTCGCAGATTAAAGGCGAGATCAGTTTGAAGGTCTCGTACGTCGACGATGAGCCGCCTCCGGCTCCGGCACCGGAGAAGAGTGATGCTCCGCCTGCTGCTGCGGCGGAGGAGAAACcgaaggaggaggagaagaaggagGACAAGCCGGCGGAGGAGGAAAAGAAGGAAGAGGAGAAAAAAGCCTCGCCGGCGGAGGtggagaagaaggaagagAAACCAGCGGAGAAAAATGCTGAGGCGGCGTCGGCTACGCCGCCACCAACACCACCGCCCTCGACTGAAGTACCGCATCCGCCAATTGCTCAACAGAAACTCGTGCAAGAGAAATCCGTTGCTTCAGATCACTCGAAAAACATGgaaattgaatcaaaactCTTCCGAAAAATCTCCAGCGGCAGCTCCGATCGACGGGTCGCGTTCGATCTCGTCGATCCGATGCCGTTCCTCTATATTCGCGTCGTGAAGGCGAAGATCTCGAATCCGGCTGGCGATTCCTCCTTCTGCGCGAAGATCGTGATCGGAACTCACAGTGTCAAAACAAAATCGCTCTCCGCCAACAACGAATGGGATCAGGTCTTCGCCTTCGACAAGGAAGGACTGAATTCGACTTCTGTAGAAGTTTCGATTCGCGCAGAGAAGAAGGTTGCAGAGAAGGACACGACGGAGGAGACCTCCGCCGGAACGGTGTGCTTCGATCTCCAGGAGGTGCCGAAGCGCGTCCCACCGGATAGCCCCTTAGCGCCGCAGTGGTACAGCCTGGAAGGAGAGGGCTCGACGGGAAATGACATCATGCTTTCAGTGTGGGTGGGGACTCAGGCCGACGAGGCGTTTCAGGAGGCTTGGCAATCAGATTCAGGGGGCTTGATACAGGACACCCGAGCCTCTGTTTACTTGTCTCCGAAGCTTTGGTATTTGAGACTAACGGTCATCCAAACCCAAGACTTGCAGCTTAGTCCGGGTACACCTGGTCCCGAGCCTAAGCTTCGGAGTCCGGAGCTCTACGTTAAAGCGCAGCTCGGCGCGCAGCTGTTCAAGACAAGCCGAACGACCATTGGCTCGATCAATCCTACGTGGAATGAGGATCTTGTATTTGTAGCTGCCGAGCCGTTTGAGCCGTTTTTGACATTGACGGTTGAGGATGTGACAAATGGGCAGCCTATTGGGCACGCTAAGGTGCAGGTTGCCACCGTGGACAAGCGCACGGACGACAAGTCAGAGCCGCGGTCCAGGTGGTTCAATCTGATTGCTGACGAGGTTAATAAAGCCTATGCTGGCAGGATACACGTGCGGGTTTGTTTGGAGGGCGGTTACCACGTGCTGGACGAGGCGGCTCATGTGACCAGCGACGTCCGAGCCACAGCCAACCAACTTGCCAAGCCACCCATCGGGCTGCTCGAAGTAGGCATCAGAGGGGCCACAAACCTACTCCCGGTCAAGACCAAGGACGGTACGTGTGGCACCACTGACGCCTATGTGGTTGCAAAGTACGGGCCGAAGTGGGTCCGGACACGCACAATCCTTGACCGATTCAATCCAAGGTGGAATGAGCAGTACACGTGGGACGTGTACGACCCTTGCACCGTGCTGACTATAGGGGTGTTTGATAACGCGAGGTACAAGCACGACGAAGCAGAAGGCAAGAAGGATGTACGCCTCGGGAAGCTAAGGGTACGGCTCTCGACGCTCGACACCAACCGGGTGTACGTAGGCACGTATTCGCTTATGGTGTTGCTCCCGACCGGGGCTAAGAAAATGGGGGAAATCGAGATTGCATTGAGGTTTTCTTGCTCATCTTGGATTAGTCTCATTCAGGCATATGCTAACCCAATGCTGCCCAGAATGCACTATGTTAAGCCCTTGGGTTCAGCTCAGCAAGACATCTTGAGGCACTGCGCGATGAGGATTGTCACGGCGCGACTAGCCCGGTCCGAACCGGCATTGAGTCAAGAAGTGGTTCAATTCATGTTGGATACAGATATGCACATGTGGAGCATGAGGCGGAGTAAGGCCAACTGGTTCCGTGTGGTCGGGTGCCTCTCAAGGGCGGCCTCAATCGCTCGTTGGATCGATGGAATTCAGACCTGGACGCACCCGCCGACGACGGTGCTGGTCCATATCCTACTAGTAGCCATAGTGCTATGCCCACATTTGATACTGTCCACAATTTGTATGTACGCGTTCATGATCATATCGCTCAGGTTCAGATACCGTCAGCGCACATCCTTTGCAATGGACCCGAGATTGTCCTACTTGGATGCCGTGGGGCCTGACGAGCTGGACGAGGAGTTCGATGGATTCCCGAGCGCGCGGTCGGAGGAGCAGGTGCGCGTGCGGTACGACCGGCTGAGGGCCGTGGCGGGGCGGGCGCAGACGCTGCTAGGGGACATAGGCGCGCAAGGGGAGAGATTAGAGGCGCTGTTCAATTGGAGGGATCCGAGGGCGACTGGCATATTTGTGGTGGTGTGCTTGCTGGCTTCGTTGATGTTTTACGTTGTGCCGTTTAAGGCGTTTGTGCTGGCCTTTGGGTTCTACTACCTCCGACACCCGAGGTTCCGCCATGACATGCCGTCGCTGCCGCTTAACTTCTTCCGGCGCCTGCCGCCGCAGTCGGATCGGATTATGTAG